The DNA sequence ATCAACAGAGTTACCTTCAATAAGTGTTTGTCatcctttttttatttgttttttgttaTTGTGCAGGATATTCGAGGATGGTGCCCGAGTACGAAGTGCGTTACCAGCGTTTACGAGAATGGGGCGAGACTTACACTAACTGGTTAAACCGAATTCTCCGCGAACAGTATGCGTTGGCATTTGATAGTGGCTACCGAtggggtcacatgacgacgaatctAGTCGAATGCATCAACTCAGTCTTGAAGAGTGCACGCAATCTTCCCATCACTACACTTGTCAAAGCAATATCCTACAGGCTTAACGAGTTATTCACCCGAAAAAGAGCCGAGGCGGAGGCTTGGATTAATGCTGGCCATATTTTTTCTGAGCTTATGACCTCAAAATTGCATGCAAACCAACTTGCATCAGGAAATATCCAGGTTAATTGTTCCGACAGGCAAAATGAGGTCTTTGAAGTACGTGAGATGCCAAGTGGACTGGAGTATGCCATCGACCTCCGTTGGCACCGAAGACACGTCGACCTCTATATA is a window from the Arachis hypogaea cultivar Tifrunner chromosome 1, arahy.Tifrunner.gnm2.J5K5, whole genome shotgun sequence genome containing:
- the LOC112700007 gene encoding uncharacterized protein — translated: MPAYQGDDLVSDIQVSHRVFWSYYPCIRAFRHCKSVVKVDGTHLYGKYKGCLLVTVSQDGNNNIVPIAFAIAEGETFNAWHFFLSNLRQHVVTRDGVGLISDQHESINAAVACRYSRMVPEYEVRYQRLREWGETYTNWLNRILREQYALAFDSGYRWGHMTTNLVECINSVLKSARNLPITTLVKAISYRLNELFTRKRAEAEAWINAGHIFSELMTSKLHANQLASGNIQVNCSDRQNEVFEIPKSRQFYAASSIV